The Methanobrevibacter wolinii SH genome includes a window with the following:
- a CDS encoding DUF356 domain-containing protein produces the protein MALILIRGENNSKILNAISDVEKHAELHLTSKPKALDSKKADDIVSSILNAKINNTSNVATIFSIKENPTVAISKIRGIHPPAHIVVVSDEYDVYDDLVKTMYEAKYFEGYYSAKPKNTKTIDYKKVKSKPYE, from the coding sequence ATGGCTTTAATATTAATAAGGGGCGAAAATAATTCAAAGATTCTAAATGCTATATCTGATGTTGAAAAACATGCTGAATTACATTTAACATCAAAACCAAAAGCTTTAGATTCAAAAAAAGCAGATGATATAGTTTCTAGTATTTTAAATGCTAAAATTAATAATACATCAAATGTAGCTACTATATTTTCTATTAAAGAAAATCCTACTGTAGCTATATCTAAAATTAGAGGTATTCATCCTCCAGCACATATTGTTGTTGTAAGTGATGAATATGATGTTTATGATGATCTTGTAAAGACTATGTATGAAGCAAAATATTTTGAAGGATATTATTCTGCTAAACCAAAAAACACTAAAACAATAGATTATAAGAAAGTAAAATCTAAACCATATGAATAG
- a CDS encoding multiprotein bridging factor aMBF1 → MDCEMCGKPIKGNPIRIKIDGAVMDVCKDCSKFGKVQKVPRRSKFAQNKKGKNSRNNTPKRNYSRNDEPTDELVEDYGSIIKHARESQKLSRKELGQKINEKVSVITNVESEKMEPDLKLAKKFEKELNIKLIEKAETLDLESFKNLAEGRNSLANVVKFKKPKK, encoded by the coding sequence ATGGATTGTGAAATGTGTGGGAAACCTATTAAAGGAAACCCAATTAGAATAAAAATTGATGGTGCAGTAATGGACGTATGTAAAGACTGTTCTAAATTTGGAAAAGTTCAAAAGGTTCCTAGACGTTCTAAATTTGCACAAAACAAAAAAGGAAAAAATTCTAGAAATAATACTCCAAAAAGAAATTATTCTAGAAATGATGAACCTACTGATGAATTAGTTGAAGATTACGGTTCCATTATTAAGCATGCTCGTGAATCTCAAAAACTTTCAAGAAAAGAATTAGGTCAAAAAATTAATGAAAAAGTTTCAGTTATTACAAATGTAGAATCTGAAAAAATGGAGCCTGATTTAAAACTTGCTAAGAAATTTGAGAAAGAATTAAATATTAAACTTATTGAAAAAGCTGAAACTTTAGATTTAGAGTCATTTAAAAACTTAGCTGAAGGTAGAAATAGTCTTGCTAATGTTGTTAAATTTAAAAAGCCTAAAAAATAA
- a CDS encoding proteasome-activating nucleotidase: MADYNEDSSKELLGKIEELKDEVNLLKEENTKTKRNLMWKVRKLEKDKVLTENEKIRLEREVKSLRGEVERFRSPPLVLATINEVIDDSRITVKSSTGPSFLINYSKFIDPKLLQPGARVALNQQTFGVVEVLPSEKDPSVAGMEVEVKPDVTYDQIGGLEDQIIEVKETVELPLTKPELFEKIGIDPPKGILLYGPPGTGKTLLAKAVANETNATFIKIVASEFVKKYIGEGARLVREVFELAKEKAPSIIFIDEIDAVAAKRLKSSTSGDREVQRTLMQLLAELDGFEARGDIGIIGATNRPDILDPALLRPGRFDRFIEVPEPNEEGRKQILKIHTSKMALAEEADLDLLATLTDGCSGADLKAICTEAGMFAIRADHDKVYVSDFMDAVDKIMGVNHEDDISKEVGVMFG; encoded by the coding sequence ATGGCTGATTATAATGAAGATTCTTCAAAAGAATTACTTGGTAAAATTGAAGAATTGAAAGATGAAGTTAATTTGCTTAAAGAAGAAAACACTAAAACTAAACGCAATTTAATGTGGAAAGTTAGAAAATTAGAAAAAGATAAAGTTCTAACAGAAAATGAAAAAATTAGATTAGAAAGAGAAGTAAAATCATTAAGGGGTGAAGTTGAAAGATTTAGATCACCTCCACTTGTCCTTGCAACTATTAATGAAGTTATTGATGATTCAAGAATTACTGTTAAAAGTAGTACAGGTCCAAGTTTCTTAATTAATTATTCTAAATTTATAGATCCAAAATTATTACAACCAGGTGCAAGAGTTGCTTTAAATCAACAAACATTTGGTGTAGTTGAAGTATTACCTTCTGAAAAAGATCCAAGTGTAGCAGGTATGGAAGTTGAAGTAAAACCTGATGTTACCTATGATCAAATTGGTGGTTTAGAAGATCAAATTATTGAAGTTAAAGAAACTGTTGAATTACCTTTAACCAAACCAGAATTATTTGAAAAAATTGGTATTGACCCACCTAAAGGTATTCTTTTATATGGACCACCAGGAACTGGTAAAACATTACTTGCAAAAGCAGTAGCTAATGAAACAAATGCAACATTTATTAAAATTGTTGCAAGTGAATTCGTTAAAAAATATATTGGTGAAGGAGCAAGATTAGTAAGAGAAGTATTTGAACTTGCTAAAGAAAAAGCACCTTCTATTATATTTATCGATGAAATAGATGCTGTAGCAGCTAAAAGACTTAAAAGTTCTACTAGTGGTGATAGAGAAGTTCAAAGGACTTTAATGCAATTACTTGCAGAACTTGATGGATTTGAAGCTCGTGGTGATATTGGTATTATTGGTGCAACTAATAGACCAGATATTCTAGATCCTGCTTTATTAAGACCTGGAAGATTTGATAGGTTTATAGAAGTACCTGAACCTAATGAAGAAGGAAGAAAACAAATCCTTAAAATACACACTTCTAAAATGGCTTTAGCTGAAGAAGCAGATTTAGATTTACTTGCTACTTTAACTGATGGTTGTTCTGGTGCAGATTTAAAAGCAATATGTACAGAAGCAGGTATGTTTGCTATTAGAGCAGACCATGATAAAGTCTATGTATCTGACTTTATGGATGCTGTAGATAAAATCATGGGTGTAAATCATGAGGATGACATATCTAAAGAAGTTGGAGTAATGTTTGGTTAG
- a CDS encoding Mur ligase family protein, which yields MVKELSISELSNIINGKIVGANDYFKGVNFSGKFDFLAHAKKGDIVIRHKVNGKGIEIAANNEAASFITQNPTDDALETAKKLNFPLIVVDKIELANAFAIKWVFDNFDKNSRRVAITGTNGKSTTSDMVYHILKSSGAHVLTNTDARSEFNTLIDPMVSKMIYEEVEKNGPLDYAVIEVSEVQGWLNDIMENHAYLMTSAINPDVGIITNVTMDHIGLVNSIEDVLRETSGLAHALKKGTLILNKDDALVSKIEANEGVNKVFFSMNKDNAKHNVVFDTERELVLVDNTEILTIDELPFNTNHFIQDTLAAIAATLSLNIPLSDVINGVKTYKSLKRRFVKLYENPLIYDDFAHNPDGIKSTVYSGYKLLPDNGHLWIVNAIRGSRGETLNRLNADALAKVISKIHSEDSRKINLVLSSSIDVVDHLNTVTESERKVFFDMLDKDNIEYTHYDNLYDALDYVIKSTSKDDLILLLGAQGMDPAEDLLKSIL from the coding sequence ATGGTTAAAGAATTATCTATTAGTGAATTATCAAATATCATTAATGGAAAAATCGTAGGGGCTAATGATTATTTTAAAGGAGTAAATTTTTCAGGTAAATTTGACTTTTTAGCTCATGCTAAAAAAGGAGATATTGTTATTCGTCATAAAGTCAATGGAAAAGGAATTGAAATAGCTGCAAACAATGAAGCTGCATCTTTTATTACTCAAAATCCAACTGATGATGCATTAGAAACAGCAAAGAAACTTAATTTTCCTTTAATTGTTGTAGATAAAATTGAACTTGCAAATGCATTTGCTATTAAATGGGTCTTTGATAATTTTGATAAAAACTCTAGGAGAGTAGCAATTACTGGTACTAATGGTAAATCAACTACTTCTGACATGGTTTATCATATTCTTAAATCTTCTGGAGCTCATGTATTAACTAATACTGATGCAAGATCAGAATTTAATACTTTAATTGATCCAATGGTTTCTAAGATGATTTATGAAGAAGTTGAAAAAAATGGTCCTTTAGATTATGCTGTTATTGAAGTTTCAGAAGTTCAAGGTTGGTTAAATGATATTATGGAAAATCATGCATATTTAATGACAAGTGCAATTAATCCAGATGTAGGAATTATTACAAATGTTACTATGGATCATATTGGTCTTGTAAATTCTATTGAAGATGTTTTAAGAGAAACTTCTGGTTTAGCTCATGCATTAAAAAAAGGTACTCTTATTCTAAATAAAGATGATGCATTAGTTAGTAAAATAGAAGCTAATGAAGGTGTAAATAAAGTTTTCTTTTCAATGAATAAGGATAATGCTAAACATAATGTTGTATTTGATACAGAACGTGAACTTGTTCTTGTTGATAATACTGAAATATTAACTATTGATGAATTACCATTTAATACAAATCATTTTATTCAAGATACTCTTGCTGCAATTGCTGCAACTTTATCTTTAAATATACCTCTTAGTGATGTAATTAATGGTGTAAAAACATATAAATCATTAAAAAGAAGATTTGTTAAATTATATGAAAATCCTTTAATTTATGATGATTTTGCTCATAACCCTGATGGAATAAAATCTACTGTTTATTCTGGTTATAAATTACTTCCTGATAATGGTCATCTATGGATTGTAAATGCAATTAGAGGTTCTCGTGGTGAAACTTTAAATAGATTAAATGCTGATGCATTAGCAAAAGTTATTTCTAAAATTCATTCTGAAGATTCAAGAAAAATTAATCTTGTATTATCCTCAAGTATTGATGTTGTAGATCATTTAAACACTGTAACTGAATCTGAAAGAAAAGTCTTCTTTGATATGCTTGATAAGGATAATATTGAATATACTCATTATGATAATCTTTATGATGCTTTAGATTATGTTATTAAATCTACTAGTAAAGATGATTTAATATTACTTTTAGGTGCTCAGGGAATGGATCCTGCTGAAGATTTACTTAAAAGTATTTTATAG